Below is a genomic region from Williamwhitmania taraxaci.
TAATCTGCACAACCGTATTAAGTATCCACCGCCTAACTAGTATTTTGTTTTTCCAGCGGAGAAGAACAATTAACGCCTCCGAAAAAATAACAAACCAGCCAAAATAGTGACTGTAAACCATTACAATATTTGCAAGGATTAATAACCAGAAGTATTTACGATTCCTCGGTTCTGCCATAAAGCAAAAAAAGAAGAAAATGGATGCAGCAGCAGCCATATAGAGTAGTGCATATGTGCGAGCCTCAAGTCCATAGTAAAACTGCTGCGTGGAAAACACAAAAAGGAGTGCCGCAGTAATTCCCGCTACCGAGGAAAATAGTTTGCGGCCCACGAGGAAGATAAATACAGGGGTTAGCGAAGTAAAAATCAGACTAGGAAACCTTACTGCCATGGGAGATAATCCAAAGAGCTGAATAACAAAATGTTCTAGGATCAAGAAAAGAGGCGGGTTGGGTTCATTTTGGCTCGAAAGCAGCCAAATATCCCAGAGACTCTTTTGCGCATGGAATATGGTAAACGGCTCATCGATGCATATATCTCGTTGAACAATAAAAAAGAGTTTCCAAATAAACGAGAGAAAAAACAAGCCAAATGCAATTACGATTGCGAGATTCTGCTTAGCCCATGAAAAGACTTTATTAATTCCTGCTGCCATGTTCAAAAAAGTTTAAGCAAAGGTAGAAAATTAATACCGTGAATTTAAAGCCTAAACCGCGATAACATTGCTAGTTTTGCACTAAATAAAGTAAGGATGAATTTTCTGAAAAGCACAGCATTTCTAGCAATCATTGCCTGCATACTCTGGTCAACTGCGTTCACCGGAATTAAAATTGGCCTTCACTATACTCCTCCACTTCAGTTTGCTGGGCTGCGATTCTTTCTAGCAGGACTTCTGCTAATCCCATTCGTGAAACAGCTACCCCTTAAACTGCGGATTGCGCGAGCCCATTGGAAGCTTATTGCGCTAGTAGGGCTTCTCCAAATCACCATTGAATATGGGCTTTTCTACACCGGGCTTAACATGGTGTCCGGAGCATTGGGTGCCATGATTGTTGGATCGGGGCCTGTATTTGTAACGCTAGTAGCACACTTTTCGATGCAAAACGACCGCCTATCAACACGGAAAATCATTAGCATTTTTCTGGGGTTGGTAGGTGTCGTTATCATTACCCTTGGGCAGAAAGAACTAAGTACCGAGGGAAACTTCATCCTAATTGGAATTCTACTGCTTATCCTAAACAACATTATTTCTGGAATGGGTAACGTTCTCGTTTCGAAATCGGCAAGCACTATTCCACCACTCATCCTCAGCTCCTTCTCCATGATCTTTGGAGGAGCAACCCTTTTCCTTTTCGCGCTGCCCATTGAAGGATTCAATCCAAAACCTGTCCCGCTAGAATATTGGATGGCGTTGGGATGGCTCAGTTTCTTGTCAGCGACTGCCATTACTATTTGGTATACCCTTCTCAACCGCCCAGGAGTAAAAGTATCGAACCTCAACATGTGGAAATTCATTATTCCAGTTGTTGGAGCTCTGCTCAGCTGGACAATCCTTCCCGGAGAATCGGCCAACATTGCCTCTGTGGTTGGCATGCTTGTTATTGCCGCTTCCATTCTGGTGCTTACCATAAATACTAAGGGAAGCAAAGGATAACTTATGACTCTTGTGTTGGCTAGACTCCTTTATTTACTAGACATTATACTTATAAATTCATGGCTTAATTTAAAAATCAACCAAATAAATATGGATATACAAACTTTACGAAATACTTGAGGGAATTAAGTATGGAGACATCACCGATAAGCATAATCGGATAGCCACTGATCAACTGTCGCAAAAACAAAAGGCCATCCTTACGGATGGCCTTTGTTTTTCTTGAGCAAACGATTAAGCGTTTACTAATGCGGTATATTGCTCAGGCGATAGCAAGTCATTAAGATGAGCCTTATTAGTCACCTTAACCTTGATCATCCAACCATCACCATATGGATCCTTGTTTACAAGATCCGGTGCATCAGCCAGCTTGCTGTTCACTTCCGTTACTTCGCCATCTACAGGCATAAAAGCATCGGAAACAGTCTTTACTGCCTCAATGGTTCCAAATACCTCTTCGCGAGCAAGAGTTTCGCCTTCAGTTTCGATCTCAACGAACACAACGTCGCCAAGTTGAGACTGAGCG
It encodes:
- a CDS encoding DMT family transporter, encoding MNFLKSTAFLAIIACILWSTAFTGIKIGLHYTPPLQFAGLRFFLAGLLLIPFVKQLPLKLRIARAHWKLIALVGLLQITIEYGLFYTGLNMVSGALGAMIVGSGPVFVTLVAHFSMQNDRLSTRKIISIFLGLVGVVIITLGQKELSTEGNFILIGILLLILNNIISGMGNVLVSKSASTIPPLILSSFSMIFGGATLFLFALPIEGFNPKPVPLEYWMALGWLSFLSATAITIWYTLLNRPGVKVSNLNMWKFIIPVVGALLSWTILPGESANIASVVGMLVIAASILVLTINTKGSKG
- the gcvH gene encoding glycine cleavage system protein GcvH; protein product: MNVPANLKYTKDHEWIRVEGEYAIIGVTDYAQSQLGDVVFVEIETEGETLAREEVFGTIEAVKTVSDAFMPVDGEVTEVNSKLADAPDLVNKDPYGDGWMIKVKVTNKAHLNDLLSPEQYTALVNA